In Devosia sp. XK-2, one DNA window encodes the following:
- a CDS encoding pyridoxal phosphate-dependent aminotransferase, which translates to MRHPPFTPIIENLPETVPFVGPEAIERRTGIATRARIGANESGFGPSPNVVAALRDAAPHVWTYPDPENHDLRAALAAHLGIESDEIAVGEGIDGLMGLLVRLFIAPGDVVVTSLGAYPTFNYHVAGMGGDLRLVPYWNIHEDPQALADMARQTHARMVYLANPDNPMGSFWPAADIERFADAVPQTCLIVLDEAYLETAPPDAMAIDTSRPNLLRLRTFSKAYGLAGMRCGYAIGNRRLTGAFNRIRNHFGVSKLAQVAALAALADQAHLQWAISAIATARTRISQIARDNGLAPLPSATNFVTIDCGRDAAYATNLLEALGRLGIFIRKPAAPGLDQHIRISAAPDAELDILAEGLPFALRSIQGAV; encoded by the coding sequence ATGCGTCACCCGCCATTTACCCCCATCATCGAGAACCTGCCCGAAACGGTGCCATTTGTCGGTCCCGAAGCCATTGAGCGCCGAACCGGGATCGCCACGCGCGCCCGTATAGGTGCCAACGAATCCGGCTTTGGCCCGAGCCCGAACGTCGTCGCCGCATTGCGAGACGCGGCGCCGCATGTCTGGACCTATCCCGATCCGGAAAATCATGATCTGCGCGCGGCCTTGGCGGCACATCTCGGCATCGAAAGTGATGAAATTGCCGTCGGCGAGGGCATCGATGGACTAATGGGGCTGCTGGTGCGTCTCTTCATTGCGCCGGGGGACGTAGTGGTCACCTCGCTCGGAGCCTATCCAACCTTCAACTACCACGTCGCCGGCATGGGCGGCGATCTCCGCCTGGTGCCCTATTGGAATATCCACGAGGACCCCCAGGCATTGGCCGATATGGCCCGCCAGACCCATGCCCGCATGGTCTACCTGGCCAATCCAGATAATCCTATGGGTTCGTTCTGGCCTGCCGCCGACATTGAGCGCTTCGCAGACGCGGTGCCCCAGACTTGCCTGATCGTGCTCGACGAGGCCTACCTCGAAACCGCCCCGCCCGATGCGATGGCGATCGATACCAGCCGTCCCAATCTGTTGCGGCTCCGCACCTTTTCCAAGGCCTATGGCCTGGCCGGAATGCGTTGTGGCTATGCCATCGGCAATAGACGGCTGACCGGCGCATTCAACCGCATCCGCAATCATTTCGGCGTCAGTAAGCTGGCCCAGGTCGCGGCCCTGGCAGCGCTGGCCGACCAGGCCCACCTGCAATGGGCCATATCCGCCATCGCCACGGCGCGCACCCGCATTAGCCAGATAGCCCGGGACAATGGTCTTGCCCCCCTACCCTCTGCTACCAATTTCGTAACCATCGACTGCGGACGCGACGCCGCCTATGCAACCAATCTATTGGAAGCACTTGGCCGGCTTGGCATTTTCATCCGCAAACCAGCCGCACCGGGGCTCGATCAGCATATTCGCATCAGCGCCGCACCGGACGCCGAACTCGACATCTTGGCCGAAGGCCTGCCATTTGCGCTGAGAAGCATTCAAGGCGCCGTGTAA
- a CDS encoding endonuclease/exonuclease/phosphatase family protein, protein MINLSELRGGLLVLAGLVVFILLLATVTPGLPGELLLQSLRFHVIAEGLALLIVMIIAGLRWRALLFFLILAAAAAHGAGMLAELHGRREPITNDRPVTVLDVLSYNVLTGNLEAEAAARFIIDAAPDVAVIMETPGIADYLDQISEVLPYRVGCQGEGAGCDLSILSRYPITEGQVHRMWPFRYQRLLTARIEKDGVPVTVVGVHFSKPYFDQASWAEAEQLERLIADLDGDLIVAGDFNAAPWSDPVLELARRTNLAPGPGHPATWPVIAGPLGVPIDNMFTRGHARIDEIVAGEDSYGSNHRYLRASVGLYTAP, encoded by the coding sequence ATGATCAATCTTTCTGAGCTCCGCGGCGGGCTGCTCGTGCTGGCGGGGTTGGTTGTCTTTATCCTGCTGCTGGCGACGGTGACACCGGGCCTACCCGGCGAATTGCTGCTTCAAAGCTTGCGCTTTCATGTTATCGCCGAGGGCCTGGCCCTTTTGATCGTCATGATCATTGCGGGGCTGCGCTGGCGGGCGCTGTTGTTTTTTCTGATCCTGGCTGCAGCGGCGGCGCATGGGGCGGGCATGCTGGCAGAGCTGCATGGCAGGCGGGAGCCCATAACGAACGACAGGCCGGTAACGGTCCTGGATGTGCTCAGCTACAATGTTCTGACCGGCAATCTGGAGGCAGAGGCGGCGGCGCGCTTCATAATTGATGCGGCACCCGATGTTGCCGTGATCATGGAGACGCCGGGCATTGCCGACTATCTTGACCAAATCTCGGAGGTCCTGCCCTATCGTGTCGGGTGTCAGGGTGAGGGTGCCGGATGCGATTTGTCCATCCTGTCGCGCTATCCCATTACTGAAGGCCAGGTGCATCGCATGTGGCCCTTCCGCTATCAGCGGCTCCTTACGGCGCGGATCGAGAAAGACGGCGTGCCGGTAACGGTGGTCGGTGTGCATTTTTCCAAACCCTATTTCGACCAGGCTTCCTGGGCGGAGGCAGAGCAGCTCGAAAGGCTCATCGCGGATCTGGACGGCGACCTGATTGTTGCGGGCGATTTCAATGCCGCACCATGGTCCGATCCCGTTCTGGAGCTGGCACGCAGGACCAATCTGGCGCCAGGGCCAGGGCACCCGGCTACCTGGCCCGTTATTGCCGGACCTCTGGGCGTGCCCATAGACAATATGTTCACGCGCGGCCACGCGCGCATTGACGAGATCGTGGCGGGCGAGGACTCCTACGGATCAAACCACCGCTATCTGCGGGCAAGTGTGGGCCTTTACACGGCGCCTTGA
- a CDS encoding 2-isopropylmalate synthase has product MSVDSNKERVFIFDTTLRDGEQSPGATMTLEEKLQVAETLDEMGVDIIEAGFPIASNGDFEAVVAVAKQVKNATVAGLARAISADIDRAGEAVRHARRGRIHTFVSTSPIHLAHQMKKTEDEVIEIIARTVAQARNLVGDVEWSAMDATRTPMEFLKRCVDTAIKAGATTINLPDTVGYAVPEEHFRMFKEIIESVPGADKAIFSVHCHDDLGMAVANSLAGVAGGARQIECTINGLGERAGNAALEEVVMALRTRGDAMPYYTEIDSTQLSRASRIVSAASNFPVQYNKAIVGKNAFAHESGIHQDGMLKNAETYEIMTPASVGIKETTLVMGKHSGRAAFKDKLKELGYELGDNAFQEAFQRFKDLADRKKHVYDADIVALVDDEVGSVGDRIRLVDMEVVSKTGGVHRCDLTITIDGEQAKVSVEGTGSVDAIFNAIKAASGQNPHLVLYAVDGVTGGTDAQASAHVRLEMNGRIASGNAAEPDTLVASARAYLNALNRVMLERGASAQGALAG; this is encoded by the coding sequence ATGTCCGTCGACAGTAACAAAGAACGCGTCTTCATCTTCGATACCACCCTGCGCGACGGCGAGCAGTCGCCCGGCGCGACCATGACGCTGGAAGAGAAGCTCCAGGTGGCCGAGACGCTGGATGAAATGGGCGTCGACATCATCGAGGCCGGCTTTCCCATCGCTTCCAATGGCGATTTCGAGGCGGTCGTTGCCGTTGCCAAGCAAGTGAAAAATGCGACCGTGGCCGGGCTGGCCCGCGCCATCAGCGCCGATATCGACCGGGCTGGCGAGGCTGTACGCCATGCGCGCAGGGGCCGCATCCACACATTCGTCTCCACCTCGCCGATCCATCTGGCGCATCAGATGAAAAAGACCGAGGACGAGGTGATCGAGATCATCGCCCGCACGGTCGCTCAGGCCCGCAACCTGGTCGGCGACGTGGAATGGTCGGCCATGGACGCGACCCGCACGCCGATGGAGTTTCTCAAGCGCTGCGTGGATACGGCAATCAAGGCCGGCGCGACCACGATCAACCTGCCCGACACTGTGGGTTATGCGGTGCCCGAAGAGCATTTCCGCATGTTCAAGGAGATCATCGAAAGCGTGCCAGGGGCCGACAAGGCGATTTTCTCGGTGCATTGCCATGATGATCTGGGCATGGCTGTCGCCAATTCTCTGGCCGGCGTGGCCGGGGGTGCACGACAGATCGAGTGCACCATCAATGGGCTGGGCGAGCGCGCTGGCAATGCGGCGTTGGAAGAGGTGGTCATGGCACTGCGCACCCGCGGCGACGCCATGCCTTATTATACCGAGATCGACAGCACCCAGCTCAGCCGCGCGAGCCGCATCGTCTCGGCTGCCTCGAATTTCCCGGTGCAGTACAACAAGGCCATTGTGGGCAAGAACGCCTTCGCCCATGAGAGCGGCATCCATCAGGACGGCATGCTCAAAAATGCCGAGACCTACGAAATCATGACCCCAGCCAGCGTCGGTATCAAAGAAACCACGCTGGTCATGGGTAAGCATTCCGGCCGGGCCGCCTTCAAGGACAAGCTCAAGGAACTGGGCTACGAGCTGGGCGACAATGCATTCCAGGAGGCATTCCAGCGCTTCAAGGATTTGGCCGACCGCAAGAAGCATGTCTATGACGCCGATATCGTCGCGCTGGTGGACGACGAGGTGGGGTCGGTCGGCGACCGCATTCGCCTTGTCGATATGGAAGTGGTTTCCAAGACTGGCGGGGTACATCGCTGCGATCTGACGATTACCATCGATGGGGAACAGGCCAAGGTCAGCGTGGAAGGCACCGGGTCGGTCGATGCGATCTTCAATGCGATCAAAGCTGCATCTGGCCAGAACCCGCATCTGGTGCTCTATGCGGTCGACGGTGTGACGGGCGGAACCGACGCGCAGGCCTCGGCCCATGTGCGTCTCGAAATGAACGGGCGAATCGCATCGGGCAATGCTGCCGAACCCGACACGCTGGTGGCTTCGGCCCGCGCCTATCTCAACGCACTCAATCGTGTGATGCTCGAGCGCGGGGCCTCGGCCCAGGGGGCGTTGGCAGGATAG
- a CDS encoding PhzF family phenazine biosynthesis protein: protein MKLPYLILDVFTRTPLKGNALAVVPKADGLMDNEMQAIAREFNLSETVFICKPQNERNSAALRIFTPYQELPFAGHPTVGAAVTLGLSSRASAIRMEEKVGLVTALFERLDRRSGEARFTLPRLPQRIVDLPDRLGLAQALGIEVEDIGCDVYRPAVFSAGVTFHLVPVRDASVLGRIKINHTAWENVFHHEHHSAYVFTLTPEEKDYDIAARMFGMDVGEDPGTGSAAAALIGMLAEQALGTGQSDYVLRQGHEMGRPCRITLQLRKDDDVLVHGAIGGEAVVAGEGVLDLAD, encoded by the coding sequence TTGAAGCTGCCCTACCTGATCCTGGACGTCTTTACACGCACCCCGCTCAAGGGCAATGCATTGGCCGTCGTACCCAAGGCCGATGGGCTGATGGACAATGAAATGCAAGCGATTGCGCGAGAATTCAACCTCAGCGAAACCGTGTTTATCTGCAAACCCCAGAACGAGCGCAACAGTGCCGCCTTGCGCATTTTCACGCCCTATCAGGAATTGCCGTTTGCCGGGCATCCGACCGTTGGCGCGGCGGTGACGTTGGGCCTGAGCAGTCGCGCTTCCGCTATTCGCATGGAAGAGAAGGTGGGGCTGGTAACGGCCTTGTTCGAACGGTTGGACCGGCGGAGCGGCGAAGCCCGCTTCACCCTGCCGCGCCTGCCGCAACGCATTGTCGACCTGCCGGATCGTTTAGGGCTGGCGCAGGCATTGGGGATCGAGGTGGAGGATATCGGGTGCGACGTATATAGGCCGGCCGTGTTTTCGGCCGGGGTAACCTTCCATCTGGTGCCGGTGCGCGATGCGTCGGTGCTGGGGCGCATCAAGATCAACCATACCGCCTGGGAAAACGTGTTCCACCACGAGCACCATTCCGCCTATGTCTTCACCCTCACCCCCGAGGAGAAGGACTATGACATTGCCGCGCGCATGTTCGGCATGGATGTGGGCGAGGACCCCGGCACCGGTTCGGCCGCCGCGGCGCTGATCGGCATGCTGGCCGAGCAGGCGCTGGGCACGGGGCAGTCGGATTATGTCTTGCGCCAAGGCCATGAAATGGGTCGGCCGTGTCGCATTACGCTGCAATTGCGCAAGGACGATGATGTCCTGGTGCATGGCGCAATCGGTGGTGAGGCGGTGGTGGCGGGCGAGGGCGTTCTGGACCTGGCGGACTGA
- a CDS encoding heme-degrading domain-containing protein yields MASADDIERVKRQESELVLSSFDEAVAFAVGSAIRERALTDGLSLVVDLRTWDRQMFFAATPGTSADNAEWVRRKVNSVRRFQRASYRLVLERGEAPFPPQAGADPADYVIAGGGFPLCVHSAGIIGSLTISGLPGRKDHGVAVDALCDYLGKARSEYALPEIAS; encoded by the coding sequence ATGGCGAGCGCAGACGATATTGAGCGCGTGAAGCGCCAGGAAAGCGAGTTGGTGCTTTCCAGTTTTGACGAGGCCGTTGCCTTTGCCGTTGGTTCGGCCATCCGCGAGCGCGCGCTGACCGATGGTCTTTCGCTGGTGGTGGACTTGAGAACGTGGGACCGGCAGATGTTTTTTGCGGCGACGCCCGGCACCAGCGCCGATAACGCCGAATGGGTGCGGCGCAAGGTCAATTCGGTACGGCGCTTCCAGCGTGCCAGCTATCGGCTGGTGCTGGAGCGGGGCGAAGCGCCATTTCCGCCGCAGGCGGGGGCCGATCCTGCAGATTATGTGATTGCCGGCGGCGGTTTTCCGCTGTGTGTCCATAGTGCGGGCATTATCGGCTCACTGACAATTTCGGGCCTGCCAGGGCGCAAGGATCACGGTGTGGCGGTAGACGCCCTTTGTGATTATCTGGGCAAGGCGCGTAGCGAGTATGCCCTGCCGGAGATTGCCAGTTGA
- a CDS encoding GFA family protein: MALPEFPVEGGCSCGAVRYQLNASPLSVYNCHCKDCQRYSGAGWSMSMIVKDDDFEVLGGETEVYERKADSGNVIAMHFCASCHTWLWNVPPAGGIKVVRAGSLDNMDWAAPVGNIWTDSKAAWANIDSALPHFAKGATDRTPLFDAWTRAHED; encoded by the coding sequence ATGGCGTTGCCTGAATTTCCGGTCGAGGGTGGCTGTTCGTGTGGCGCGGTCCGCTACCAGCTCAATGCGTCGCCGCTGAGCGTCTATAATTGCCACTGCAAGGACTGCCAGCGCTATTCCGGGGCCGGCTGGTCGATGTCGATGATCGTCAAGGACGACGATTTCGAGGTGCTCGGCGGCGAGACAGAGGTCTATGAGCGCAAGGCCGATAGCGGCAATGTCATTGCGATGCATTTTTGCGCGTCGTGCCATACATGGCTGTGGAATGTTCCGCCCGCTGGCGGCATCAAGGTGGTGCGTGCCGGATCGCTGGACAATATGGATTGGGCGGCGCCGGTGGGTAATATCTGGACGGACAGCAAGGCGGCATGGGCCAATATCGATAGCGCTCTGCCCCATTTCGCCAAAGGGGCGACCGATCGCACACCACTTTTCGACGCCTGGACCCGGGCCCACGAGGACTAG
- a CDS encoding radical SAM protein: MTLTKRFRLYLIKPSHYDDDGYVIQWKLSPIPSNSLASVHGLVRDVIDRQALGDEWRVDVETIDETNTEIDVQAIAIDCQAADASLVMLIGVQSNQFPRALDIAQPLRAADVQVAIGGFHVSGVISMLDGADADFRRAQEMGISLFAGEMEGRTDEVLADAIAGQLKPLYNFMNDLPGIEDTPVPFMPAEHVSRTAYNLTSFDAGRGCPYQCSFCTIINVQGRKSRRRSPDDIEKIIRLNMSQGVHRYFITDDNFARNKDWEAILDRLIHMREVEGLNFNFIIQVDTLCHRIPNFIEKCSRAGVTRVFIGLENVNPANLKDAKKRQNKITEYRAMLQAWKKWKVITYAGYILGFPTDTPERIMHDIDVVKRELPVDILEFFFLTPLPGSEDHQKLHRAGVAMDADLNKYDLNHYTTAHPAMSKTQFEKVYADAWSRYYSLDHVETIMRRAAASGISTSQVLLLCTWFMGALKIEGVHPLEVGWIRRKSRRNRRSGLPIEPALLFYPKYYAELGRKLARWAWLYFRFGLKQLKVERDPNRQAYTDLAMAPVTDHDADELELFKTSDAVAWLDQQKRINDAQHGIKAPAAE, from the coding sequence TTTGACCAAGCGGTTCCGGCTCTATCTGATCAAACCGTCTCACTACGATGACGACGGCTATGTCATTCAGTGGAAACTTTCGCCGATCCCCTCCAATTCGCTAGCTTCGGTGCATGGTCTCGTGCGCGATGTTATCGACCGTCAGGCGCTGGGCGATGAATGGCGCGTCGATGTCGAGACGATTGACGAGACCAATACCGAGATCGACGTCCAGGCGATCGCTATTGACTGCCAGGCGGCCGATGCATCGCTGGTCATGCTGATTGGGGTGCAGTCCAATCAGTTCCCGCGGGCGCTCGATATTGCGCAGCCCCTGCGGGCGGCCGATGTGCAGGTGGCCATTGGTGGCTTCCATGTCTCGGGTGTCATTTCCATGCTCGATGGCGCAGATGCCGATTTCCGCCGGGCGCAGGAGATGGGCATTTCGCTCTTTGCCGGGGAGATGGAGGGGCGCACCGACGAAGTGCTGGCTGATGCCATCGCGGGCCAGCTCAAGCCACTCTATAATTTCATGAACGATCTGCCGGGCATCGAGGATACGCCGGTGCCCTTCATGCCGGCCGAACACGTCTCGCGCACCGCTTACAATCTGACCAGTTTCGATGCGGGCAGGGGCTGTCCCTATCAGTGCTCTTTCTGCACCATCATCAATGTGCAGGGCCGCAAGTCGCGGCGCCGTTCGCCGGACGATATCGAAAAGATCATCCGGCTCAATATGAGCCAGGGCGTGCATCGCTATTTCATCACCGACGACAATTTTGCGCGGAACAAAGATTGGGAAGCGATCCTCGATCGCCTGATCCATATGCGCGAGGTTGAGGGGCTCAATTTCAATTTCATCATCCAGGTCGATACGCTCTGCCATCGCATTCCCAATTTCATCGAGAAATGCTCGCGCGCCGGGGTTACGCGGGTGTTCATCGGGCTCGAAAACGTCAATCCGGCCAACCTCAAGGATGCCAAGAAGCGGCAGAACAAGATCACCGAATACCGCGCAATGCTGCAGGCCTGGAAAAAATGGAAGGTCATAACCTATGCCGGCTATATCCTGGGCTTTCCCACCGATACGCCGGAGCGGATTATGCACGATATCGATGTGGTCAAGCGCGAGCTGCCGGTCGATATTCTTGAATTCTTCTTTCTGACACCCCTGCCTGGTTCGGAAGACCACCAGAAGCTGCATCGCGCCGGGGTGGCGATGGACGCGGATCTCAACAAATATGATCTCAATCACTACACCACTGCCCATCCGGCTATGAGCAAGACGCAGTTCGAGAAGGTCTATGCCGACGCCTGGAGCCGCTACTATTCGCTCGATCATGTCGAGACGATCATGCGACGGGCGGCGGCCTCGGGGATTTCGACCTCGCAGGTTCTCCTATTGTGCACATGGTTCATGGGGGCGCTGAAGATCGAGGGTGTGCATCCTCTTGAAGTGGGCTGGATAAGGCGGAAATCGCGGCGCAACCGGCGCAGCGGCCTGCCCATCGAGCCGGCTCTGCTGTTCTATCCGAAATACTATGCCGAGCTGGGCCGGAAGCTTGCGCGCTGGGCCTGGCTCTATTTCCGTTTCGGGCTGAAGCAATTGAAGGTTGAGCGCGACCCGAACCGCCAGGCCTATACCGATCTGGCCATGGCACCGGTCACCGATCACGACGCGGACGAGCTCGAATTGTTCAAGACGAGCGATGCGGTGGCCTGGCTCGATCAGCAAAAGCGGATCAATGACGCGCAGCACGGCATCAAGGCTCCGGCGGCGGAATAA